GTCAAATCAAAACTATAGTGGTTGGACTGATGGCGATCGCTCCTAGCCTCGTCATCAGCACCCTCGCCCAAGCCAGTCCGGTGCTAGAAGACGACGCCAATTCCCTACAAAACAATAGTGCCGACACCGCCGAAGTGCTAGAACCGGACGTTACCCATGTGCTCGGACATCTGGGGTTACTGGCCGATCCCGCCGATTATGACGACCACGCAACGGGAGTCTTAAAGGGCGATCGCGCCGACACGATCACCTTTACCGATCTGCCTGCTGGAGAACCTTTCTTCGCCTGGATTGACAACAGCAGCAGCGGCATCGACACCGTCCTGGGTGTGTTTGATCAGACTGGGGCAATCGTGAACGTCAACGACGACGGTAGCCCCCTCGGAACCGGAGTGGCTTCTGGGGTCAGCGGTCAGGTCAAGGACGATGGCACCGTTGTCCTGGGGGTATCTGGCTTTCCCGATTTCAACTTTGACGGCCAATTCACTGCTGAAGAGGCAGGCATGATTTCCACCACCGAGGAACCCAGCGAACCCGTCGAACCCCTTGGCGGCGACTACACCCTCTACGTTCAGATTGGCGTCACCGATCCCAACAGCATCGATTCCCAGGCCGCAGACTATTTCTTCCCCGGCCGCATCCAAGCAGAACTGCTGGGCGAACTTACGCTGTCCGATTCGGCTCTTGCAGAACCGTTCGTCGCATGGGTGGACAACAGCAGCAGCGGCGTAGATACCGTGATGGGGCTATTTTCCACCGATGGCCGTTTGATGTTGGTGGATGACGATGGCAGCTTTGTCGGGTCGGGTTTAGGCTCGGCGATCGCCAGTACAACGGAAGCCAATGGCACCCTCACCCTGCAGGTCAGTGCCTTCCCAGACTTCAACTTTAATGGGCAGTACGACGACGACAATGTTGATGCAGAACTAACCCAGTTTCCGCCCCAACCCCACGGCGGAGAAGGCGAATACGAGGTTTTCATCAAACTGGGTATCGACCAAATAGCAGGCGATGTCGATTTCTACACCTACTCCGACTTAGAACCGGGGCAACCGTTCACGGCGGAGGTGATGCTAGCCAATTTTGACTCGCGCTTGGGCTGGTTTGACGACGCTGGCCATTTGGTGCAATTGGACGACGACAGTGGGGATGGAACCCTATCCAGCATTACCGGAACGGTTCCAGAAAGCGGCAACCTCACCGTTGCGGTGACCGGATTTGAAGATGAAGGCTTTGTCGGAAATCACACCGTTATCGGGGACTATGTGCTGCGGCTGACCGTTGCTCCCTAGGAATCATGCATCTCCTAGGATTCCTTGCGATACTGAAAGAATGTCGTCGCGGATGCAGTAAACGGACATGACAGGATATGCAGGCCAGGACATCGAAGTAATCTTGGAGCGGGCGATCACCGGAGAGGATCTAACGCCGGAAGAGGCGATCGCCCTATTGGAAGCCGCAACCCCCAGCGCTGAACATCCACCATCCACGGCATCGGTGTACGCTGAGCGCATTCGGGAAGCCGCCGATCACCTGCGCCAGCGTCAAGCCGGAGAGGTGGTGACCTACGTGATTAACCGCAACATTAACTTCACCAATATCTGCGAACAGCATTGCAACTTCTGCGCCTTTCGGCGGGACGAGGGACAAGACGGAGCCTACTGGCTGACCGAAACCCAAATTTTAGAAAAAACCGCCGATGCCGTGCAGCGGGGCGCGACGGAAATCTGTATGCAGGGGGGACTCCATCCGGGCGCAAAGTTGCAGGGTTCCTCCTTGGCCTACTACGAACGGTTGATTCGCGCCATTCGTGACGCATTTCCAACCCTGCACCTCCACGCCTTTTCTCCGCAGGAAGTGCAGTTTATTGCCCGTGAAGATGGTCTATCCTACGAAACGGTGATTGCAGGACTGCAAGCGGCGGGAGTGAAATCGATGCCCGGAACGGCAGCGGAGGTCTTGGACGATCGCGTTCGGAAGGTGATTTGTCCGGAGAAGATTAATAGTCAAACCTGGCTGGAGATTGTGGAGACAGCGCATCGTCTGGGAATGCCCACCACCAGTACCCTGCTATCGGGTCATATTGAAACCCCTGCCCAGCAAATTCACCACCTAGCCCAGTTGCGATCGCTCCAGCAGAAGGCTGTGGAACGGGGCGATCGCGGCATTACCGAATTTATCCTCTTACCCTTCGTCGGTCAGGATGCCCCACCAGCACTCCGCAAACGGGTCGGACGAGATCAGCCCAGTTTGCCTGACTCGCTACTGTTGACGGCGATCGCCCGCATTTTCCTCGGTAACTGGATTCCCAACCATCAGCCTAGTTGGGTCAAGTTGCAGCTATCGGGGGCAACCGAAGCGCTACGGTGGGGCTGTAACGATATCGGCGGCACCTTGATGGAAGAACACATCACTAGCATGGCGGGAGCTCAGGGTGGAACCTGTATGGAGGTTGCTGACCTCAAAGGTGCAGCCTTTGCCCTGAAGCGTCCAGCCCAGCAGCGGGACACCGTTTATAATCGCCTTTCCCCGGTGGACGACGAATTGTCCAGGGTTAATCCGTTACCCTAATGGGGTTCGGGGGTATAGGCAATCTGATCGGATTGATAGGACGGTGGCTCAATGTGAATATTGACACGCGCCGGATGGTAGCGATCTTCTAAGATCATTTCCACCTTCTCTGTAATCGCGTGGGCGATAGCCACATCAACCGCATCCACAATCAAATGCATTTCGATAAAAACCTGTCGCCCTACGACCCCTCTAGAGGCGATGTTGTGACAGTTGATCACTCCCGGAACCGTCATCACCAGGCTATGAATCGCTTCTGGAGCGATCGCCACTTCATCCACCAGCCACGGCAAATTTTCCTTAAGCACCTCCCACGCGCTGCAAATCACCAGCACCGCCACCGGAATCGCCAACACCATGTCCACCCACTGAATATCCCAAACCCAGATACCAATTAATCCACCCAAGACCAC
This genomic interval from Synechococcales cyanobacterium T60_A2020_003 contains the following:
- the cofH gene encoding 7,8-didemethyl-8-hydroxy-5-deazariboflavin synthase subunit CofH gives rise to the protein MTGYAGQDIEVILERAITGEDLTPEEAIALLEAATPSAEHPPSTASVYAERIREAADHLRQRQAGEVVTYVINRNINFTNICEQHCNFCAFRRDEGQDGAYWLTETQILEKTADAVQRGATEICMQGGLHPGAKLQGSSLAYYERLIRAIRDAFPTLHLHAFSPQEVQFIAREDGLSYETVIAGLQAAGVKSMPGTAAEVLDDRVRKVICPEKINSQTWLEIVETAHRLGMPTTSTLLSGHIETPAQQIHHLAQLRSLQQKAVERGDRGITEFILLPFVGQDAPPALRKRVGRDQPSLPDSLLLTAIARIFLGNWIPNHQPSWVKLQLSGATEALRWGCNDIGGTLMEEHITSMAGAQGGTCMEVADLKGAAFALKRPAQQRDTVYNRLSPVDDELSRVNPLP